The following coding sequences lie in one Halorarum halophilum genomic window:
- a CDS encoding adenosylcobalamin-dependent ribonucleoside-diphosphate reductase, with protein MSRADLGADELDLPIKRTEGETLRERLTGNAYDNILPARYLRKDADGTLTETQEELFVRVARNIALAEAVYEAEKRDVEVTVTPDQLKPGHPRRDELAEEVFGKGVSPEDDAETTLSVYNVNKFAYDTVVPELPEEIAAHVREVADEFQELMERLSFMPNSPTLMNAGDELQQLSACFVDSPGDDIDDIHQTAKEAAQVFQSGGGMGYAFWKLRPYGDAVGSTGGIASGPITFMRTFDQMCETIAQGGARRGAQMGVMRVSHPDVIQFIHAKNKDVSLANSLRLNDPDDYTHTSFADALDEARELIDEDGKVPKHLRNAVEGHLSNFNISVGVTDDFMEALQAGEEFTFTNPRTEEPHVATPETKELYDMFGLGEHVEVGEVLSVPAEEIWEHIVAGAHENGEPGIVYLERINKLHSFDVEEHPEHRILATNPCGEQPLEEYEACNLGHINLSTLAAMDAPDWRVWSEEHEDEFDSREEAIEAFLEDAMDWEAFDHRIAYGTRFLENVVTMSDFPVPEIERKVREMRKIGLGVMGLAQLYIQLGVRYGSDVGNEIARQLMTHINHGSKWTSHTLAEQRGSFDDWEDSKYANPTEYPEWFEQYVGEDPEKWADGFPIRNHNTTTIAPTGTTSMVGNTTGGCEPIYNVAYYKNVSDDVQGDEMLVEFDDYFLRTLEANDIDVEAVKKEAQDQMANNEFDGVDGLETVPDAIGELFVVTGDLTARDHAGVQVACQAGVDSAISKTVNAPNDSTVEDAAEVFEYIYEHGGKGVTYYRDGTRSKQVLTTRADNAEFADESEAAEALVAQISEVFGGIEGFLENEEVRAAVDAEVEGLLEAADSDTPTIDYTEKRPRPDSLRGITQLIQTGYGKVYVTINEDPATGEPFELFANIGHSGGFTNSFTESLAKVISTALRSGVDPSEIVDELQGTRSPKVAWDKGEQIQSIPDAIGTALRRYLDDEVDKGYPDQQRLDDIDESASSADAPEPDGGAETADSAREPGPGAAGSDDAVDELIANGESPECPDCGSMTLYYSEGCKTCESCGWSEC; from the coding sequence CAACATCGCGCTCGCCGAGGCCGTCTACGAGGCCGAGAAGCGCGACGTCGAGGTGACGGTCACGCCCGACCAGCTGAAGCCCGGCCACCCGCGCCGCGACGAACTCGCCGAGGAGGTCTTCGGAAAGGGCGTCTCGCCGGAGGACGACGCCGAGACGACCCTCTCCGTCTACAACGTCAACAAGTTCGCCTACGACACCGTCGTCCCCGAACTCCCCGAGGAGATCGCGGCCCACGTCCGCGAGGTCGCCGACGAGTTCCAGGAGCTGATGGAGCGGCTCTCGTTCATGCCGAACTCGCCCACGCTGATGAACGCCGGCGACGAGCTCCAGCAGCTCTCGGCCTGCTTCGTCGACTCGCCCGGCGACGACATCGACGACATCCACCAGACGGCCAAGGAGGCCGCCCAGGTGTTCCAGTCCGGCGGCGGCATGGGCTACGCGTTCTGGAAGCTCCGCCCGTACGGCGACGCGGTCGGCTCCACCGGCGGCATCGCCTCCGGGCCGATCACGTTCATGCGGACGTTCGACCAGATGTGCGAGACCATCGCGCAGGGCGGCGCCCGCCGCGGCGCCCAGATGGGCGTCATGCGCGTCTCGCACCCGGACGTCATCCAGTTCATCCACGCGAAGAACAAGGACGTCTCGCTGGCGAACTCGCTGCGGCTCAACGACCCGGACGACTACACGCACACGAGCTTCGCCGACGCGCTGGACGAGGCACGCGAGCTGATCGACGAGGACGGCAAGGTCCCGAAGCACCTCCGGAACGCCGTCGAGGGCCACCTCTCGAACTTCAACATCTCCGTCGGGGTCACCGACGACTTCATGGAGGCGCTCCAGGCCGGCGAGGAGTTCACGTTCACGAACCCGCGCACGGAGGAACCCCACGTCGCGACGCCCGAGACGAAGGAGCTGTACGACATGTTCGGCCTCGGCGAGCACGTCGAGGTCGGCGAGGTCCTCTCGGTCCCCGCCGAGGAGATCTGGGAGCACATCGTCGCCGGCGCCCACGAGAATGGCGAGCCGGGGATCGTCTACCTCGAGCGCATCAACAAGCTCCACAGCTTCGACGTGGAGGAGCATCCGGAGCACCGCATCCTCGCGACGAACCCCTGCGGCGAGCAGCCCCTCGAGGAGTACGAGGCGTGCAACCTCGGCCACATCAACCTCTCGACGCTCGCGGCGATGGACGCGCCCGACTGGCGCGTCTGGAGCGAGGAGCACGAGGACGAGTTCGACTCCCGCGAGGAGGCCATCGAGGCGTTCCTCGAGGACGCGATGGACTGGGAGGCGTTCGACCACCGCATCGCCTACGGCACCCGGTTCCTCGAGAACGTCGTGACGATGTCGGACTTCCCGGTGCCCGAGATCGAGCGGAAGGTCCGCGAGATGCGGAAGATCGGCCTCGGCGTCATGGGCCTCGCACAGCTGTACATCCAGCTCGGCGTCCGCTACGGGAGCGACGTGGGCAATGAGATCGCCCGCCAGCTCATGACCCACATCAACCACGGCTCGAAGTGGACCTCCCACACCCTCGCCGAGCAGCGCGGTTCGTTCGACGACTGGGAGGACTCGAAGTACGCGAACCCGACCGAGTACCCCGAGTGGTTCGAACAGTACGTCGGCGAGGACCCCGAGAAGTGGGCCGACGGCTTCCCCATCCGCAACCACAACACGACGACCATCGCCCCGACGGGGACGACCTCGATGGTCGGCAACACCACGGGCGGCTGCGAGCCCATTTACAACGTCGCCTACTACAAGAACGTCTCCGACGACGTGCAGGGCGACGAGATGCTCGTGGAGTTCGACGACTACTTCCTCCGGACGCTGGAGGCCAACGACATCGACGTCGAGGCCGTGAAGAAGGAGGCCCAGGACCAGATGGCGAACAACGAGTTCGACGGCGTCGACGGGCTGGAGACGGTCCCGGACGCCATCGGCGAGCTGTTCGTCGTCACCGGCGACCTCACGGCGCGGGACCACGCGGGCGTGCAGGTCGCCTGCCAGGCCGGCGTCGACTCGGCCATCTCGAAGACGGTGAACGCGCCGAACGACTCGACGGTCGAGGACGCCGCCGAGGTGTTCGAGTACATCTACGAGCACGGCGGCAAGGGCGTCACCTACTACCGCGACGGCACCCGCTCGAAGCAGGTGCTCACGACCCGCGCGGACAACGCGGAGTTCGCCGACGAGAGCGAGGCCGCCGAGGCGCTCGTCGCGCAGATCTCCGAGGTGTTCGGCGGCATCGAGGGCTTCCTCGAGAACGAGGAGGTTCGCGCCGCGGTCGACGCGGAGGTCGAGGGCCTGCTGGAGGCCGCCGACTCCGACACGCCGACGATCGACTACACCGAGAAGCGCCCGCGGCCGGACTCGCTGCGCGGCATCACCCAGCTCATCCAGACGGGCTACGGGAAGGTGTACGTCACCATCAACGAGGACCCGGCGACGGGCGAGCCGTTCGAGCTGTTCGCCAACATCGGCCACTCGGGCGGGTTCACCAACTCCTTCACGGAGTCGCTGGCGAAGGTCATCTCGACCGCCCTGCGCTCGGGCGTCGACCCGAGCGAGATCGTGGACGAGCTCCAGGGCACCCGTAGCCCGAAGGTCGCCTGGGACAAGGGCGAGCAGATCCAGTCGATCCCGGACGCCATCGGCACCGCGCTCCGCCGGTACCTCGACGACGAGGTGGACAAGGGCTACCCGGACCAGCAGCGCCTCGACGACATCGACGAGAGCGCTTCGAGCGCGGACGCGCCGGAGCCGGACGGCGGTGCCGAGACGGCCGACTCGGCCCGCGAACCCGGCCCAGGTGCGGCGGGCTCGGACGACGCGGTGGACGAGCTCATCGCGAACGGCGAGTCGCCTGAGTGCCCGGACTGCGGCAGCATGACGCTGTACTACTCCGAGGGCTGCAAGACGTGCGAGTCCTGCGGCTGGTCGGAGTGCTAG
- a CDS encoding NUDIX hydrolase encodes MSTDDAGAPADAGGDAAGETEHRNALQDVIAVDADDEKEGVVNRLEAHTGDGIRHRAFTCLVFDQDGRILLGQRAPGKRLWGTYWDGTVASHPVEGQTQKDATRQRLEEELGITPDQYGEVRVTDKFEYKRYFENAGLEWEVCSVLKVTLEDDGLDPDEEEIAGLLWADYEHLHEHPEWYRQLRLCPWFEIAMRRDFE; translated from the coding sequence ATGAGCACGGACGACGCCGGCGCGCCAGCCGACGCCGGGGGCGACGCGGCCGGGGAGACGGAGCATCGGAACGCGCTCCAGGACGTCATCGCGGTCGACGCCGACGACGAGAAGGAGGGCGTAGTGAACCGCCTCGAGGCCCACACAGGGGACGGCATCCGACACCGGGCGTTCACCTGCCTCGTCTTCGACCAGGACGGACGCATCCTGCTGGGCCAGCGCGCGCCCGGCAAGCGGCTCTGGGGGACCTACTGGGACGGCACCGTCGCCTCCCACCCCGTCGAGGGGCAGACGCAGAAGGATGCCACTCGCCAGCGGCTCGAGGAGGAACTCGGCATCACCCCCGACCAGTACGGCGAGGTGCGCGTCACGGACAAGTTCGAGTACAAGCGCTACTTCGAGAACGCCGGGCTGGAGTGGGAGGTGTGCTCCGTGCTGAAGGTGACCCTCGAGGACGACGGACTCGACCCCGATGAGGAGGAGATCGCCGGCCTGCTGTGGGCCGACTACGAGCACCTCCACGAGCACCCCGAGTGGTACCGCCAACTGCGGCTCTGCCCGTGGTTCGAGATCGCGATGCGCCGTGACTTCGAGTAA
- a CDS encoding desampylase produces the protein MTSSNDRDPEATLVLPTPVRETLHERATDGAPEEVCGVLVGRRGAHEPFRPDRVQEAIPVPNVAASPRTRYELDPAETLSVVEGAEAAGDDVVGFYHSHPRGPIEPSPTDRERATWTGYVYTIVSPDDLAAYRWTGDEFRRLRVETP, from the coding sequence GTGACTTCGAGTAACGACCGCGACCCCGAAGCGACGCTCGTTCTCCCGACCCCCGTCCGCGAGACGCTCCACGAACGCGCGACCGACGGCGCACCCGAGGAGGTGTGCGGCGTGCTCGTCGGCCGGCGGGGCGCTCACGAACCCTTCAGGCCCGACCGCGTTCAGGAGGCGATCCCCGTCCCGAACGTCGCCGCCTCGCCCCGAACGCGGTACGAACTCGACCCGGCCGAGACCCTGTCGGTCGTCGAAGGCGCGGAGGCCGCCGGGGACGACGTGGTCGGCTTCTACCACAGCCACCCTCGCGGCCCGATCGAACCGTCCCCGACCGACCGCGAGCGTGCGACGTGGACCGGATACGTCTACACCATCGTCTCGCCCGACGACCTAGCGGCGTACCGCTGGACCGGCGACGAGTTCCGACGGCTCCGGGTCGAAACGCCGTAG
- a CDS encoding SDR family NAD(P)-dependent oxidoreductase has protein sequence MSDDPVDADGRGRDGNGDQTVTPEPDLYDDLSGQVAFVTGANRGIGLEIARNLDDLGATVYAGVRSVTYDLPDGLRKVTLDVTQEGDVQSALNRIGDDAGRLDILVNNAAVSGSGKQLHETRTADFDHSLSVNLRGPTLLCKYALPPLLRQESPRIVNLSSGMGALGEEQSGGSPDYRITKTGLNGLTRYLDGEYGDEGLVANSVCPGWVSTEMGGEEAPRSPEEGAETPTWLARFESGPSGLFWRDRSVIDW, from the coding sequence ATGAGCGACGATCCGGTCGACGCCGACGGCAGGGGAAGGGACGGGAACGGCGACCAGACCGTCACCCCGGAGCCGGACCTGTACGACGACCTCTCTGGCCAGGTGGCGTTCGTGACCGGCGCGAACCGCGGCATCGGGCTGGAGATCGCCCGGAACCTCGACGACCTGGGCGCCACCGTGTACGCCGGGGTCAGGAGCGTCACCTACGACCTCCCGGACGGCCTCCGGAAGGTGACGCTCGACGTGACACAGGAGGGCGACGTCCAGTCGGCGCTGAACCGCATCGGCGACGACGCCGGTCGCCTCGATATCCTCGTGAACAACGCAGCCGTGTCCGGGTCGGGTAAGCAGCTCCACGAGACCCGGACGGCCGACTTCGACCACTCGCTCTCGGTGAACCTCCGGGGGCCGACGCTGCTCTGCAAGTACGCGCTCCCGCCCCTGCTCAGGCAGGAGTCGCCCCGCATCGTGAACCTCTCGTCCGGAATGGGCGCGCTCGGCGAGGAGCAGTCCGGGGGGTCGCCGGACTACCGGATCACCAAGACCGGACTGAACGGCCTGACGCGCTACCTGGACGGTGAGTACGGCGACGAGGGCCTCGTCGCCAACTCGGTGTGTCCGGGCTGGGTCAGCACCGAGATGGGCGGCGAGGAGGCGCCCAGGAGCCCGGAGGAGGGAGCGGAGACGCCGACCTGGCTCGCTCGGTTCGAGTCCGGTCCGAGCGGGCTGTTCTGGCGCGACAGGTCGGTCATCGACTGGTAG